One Herbaspirillum rubrisubalbicans genomic window carries:
- the pyrF gene encoding orotidine-5'-phosphate decarboxylase: MTFIEKLNAAWTSRNSLLCVGLDPDLKKFPAELQGKPDAIFEFCRAIIDATADAACAFKPQIAYFAALGAEEQLERICAYLRSQYPDIPLVLDAKRGDIGATAEQYAREAFERYDADVVTVSPYMGWDSVSPYLEWKDRGVIVLCRTSNAGGSDLQFLEVDGKPLYQHVARLVAEKWNTNGQCGLVVGATFPQELAQVRAIIGDMPLLVPGVGAQGGDVQATVNAGKTASGTGMMINSSRAILYAKPEAGEDFAAAARRVAIETRDAINRFR, encoded by the coding sequence GTGACATTCATCGAGAAACTCAACGCCGCCTGGACCTCGCGCAATTCCCTGCTGTGCGTGGGCTTGGACCCCGACCTCAAGAAATTCCCCGCCGAGCTGCAAGGCAAGCCCGACGCCATCTTCGAATTCTGCCGCGCCATCATCGATGCCACCGCCGACGCCGCCTGTGCCTTCAAGCCGCAGATCGCCTATTTCGCCGCGCTGGGCGCGGAAGAGCAACTGGAGCGCATCTGCGCCTACCTGCGCAGCCAGTACCCGGATATCCCCCTGGTGTTGGATGCCAAACGCGGCGACATCGGCGCCACCGCCGAACAATACGCGCGCGAAGCCTTCGAGCGCTATGACGCTGATGTCGTCACGGTCAGCCCCTACATGGGCTGGGATTCGGTCTCGCCCTACCTGGAATGGAAGGATCGCGGCGTGATCGTGCTGTGTCGCACGTCCAACGCTGGTGGCTCGGACTTGCAATTCCTGGAAGTCGATGGCAAGCCGCTGTACCAGCACGTGGCGCGCCTGGTGGCCGAGAAATGGAATACCAATGGCCAGTGCGGCCTGGTGGTCGGCGCCACCTTCCCGCAGGAACTGGCGCAGGTGCGCGCTATCATCGGCGACATGCCCTTGCTGGTGCCGGGCGTGGGCGCCCAGGGCGGCGACGTGCAAGCCACGGTCAATGCCGGCAAGACCGCCTCGGGTACCGGCATGATGATCAATTCTTCACGTGCCATCCTCTACGCCAAGCCTGAGGCCGGTGAGGATTTCGCCGCTGCGGCGCGCCGCGTGGCGATCGAGACGCGTGACGCCATCAACCGCTTCCGCTGA
- a CDS encoding LemA family protein yields the protein MKKLFAWLAIAITALTLSGCGYNEFQAKDEATKAAWGEVVNQYQRRADLIPNLVNTVKGYASHEKDTLEAVTRARAAATSFQITPEVLNDPKAFAKFQEVQGQLSSALSRLMAVSENYPQLKADTSFRDLQSQLEGTENRITVARQRYIAAVKDYNILARSFPTNITAKLFSYEVKPSFTVENEKAISTAPTVNFGK from the coding sequence ATGAAAAAACTCTTCGCCTGGCTGGCCATTGCCATCACCGCCCTCACCCTCTCCGGCTGCGGCTACAACGAATTCCAGGCCAAGGATGAAGCCACCAAGGCCGCCTGGGGTGAAGTGGTCAACCAGTACCAGCGCCGCGCCGACCTGATCCCCAACCTGGTCAACACCGTCAAGGGCTACGCCTCGCATGAGAAGGACACGCTGGAAGCCGTCACCCGCGCCCGCGCTGCGGCCACCAGCTTCCAGATCACGCCCGAGGTCTTGAACGACCCCAAGGCTTTCGCCAAATTCCAGGAAGTGCAAGGCCAGTTGTCCTCGGCGCTGTCGCGCCTGATGGCGGTTTCCGAGAATTACCCGCAACTGAAGGCCGACACCAGCTTCCGCGACCTGCAGTCGCAACTGGAAGGCACCGAGAACCGCATCACCGTGGCCCGTCAGCGCTATATCGCCGCGGTGAAGGATTACAACATCCTGGCCCGCAGCTTCCCCACCAACATCACGGCCAAGCTGTTCAGCTATGAAGTCAAACCCTCCTTTACCGTGGAAAACGAAAAAGCCATCTCGACCGCCCCCACGGTCAACTTCGGCAAGTAA